ATATGATCATTAATACCTGCATCAGTAGCATTAAAATCACTAACATCACTAGCAAAAACAACATTCGCACTTAAAAAAACAGCACAAACAACTAACAATGCCAAAAACTTACTAAAATTCAAAAAAAATTAAACCTCCAATATATTCTAATATAATCTACTATAATGTATACTTACTAAAATATATAAAGTTTACGTATGCCTAAATTTTTTAGTAAAAAAAGAAAATAATCATAAAATTGAAAAAAATAATCTAAAAAAAATAATACAAAAGTTTAGGACTGAAAAATACAAAAATAGCAAAATTGATAAGATTGCAGGAATAATCCCACAATCTAATTAGAATATTGGGAAAGTATTAAATCTATTTACCAATTAAAACTTCGGTAGATTTGATAATAGCAGTAACATCGTCACCTTCAGATAAACCTAATTTCTCTGCAGATTCTTTAGTAATAACAGCAGTGATATTGTTAGGTTCAGTTACTTCGATTTTAATGTTAGCCATTACAGCACCAAGGTCTACTCCAGTTACTTTTCCAGTTAATTGATTTCTAGCACTTAATTGCATAATAATAATCTCCTTCAAATATTTTATAACGACAGTAAATACGAAGTTACTCTTGCATATCGTATCATGCCGACAATACTATATTGTCATCGAATTGTATATAAACTTTTCGTTTTTTAGGAAAAAAACTAATTTTTTTATCGATTACTAGATTTGCTTCATATCGTAAATAATTAAAAAAAATAATAAATTATTCTTCCAAAAGAATAATGTTTTTAGGATCAACTTTTATGTACTCTGGAAGATTTAATTCATGGTCATAAATCAATTTATCAAGTTTCCACCATAAACCGTTAGATAAAGTTACCTGCCATTCAAAAGGCATTTCCAATATAGCTGCATCAGTAGTATCTAACACATTAATATCCTCTTTCTCAGCGGGAGTAAAATCGTGTGCTCTTATACCAATATGAGAAATATTGGAAGTAATTTTCTCAGATACTTCAAATGTTACTCCCCATTCTAGTGCTTTGAGATGATAATCATCTATAACTTCAATTTTTGAGATATTTTTACAACCAGTAAGCAAAGCAACCTGAACTTTGCCAGGATTTTCGAAAACATCATGAGTAGGACCTTTTGCAATGATTTTACCTTGGTCCATTACAATAATTTCATCACAAAACTGGAATGCCTCATCACGGTCATGAGTAACTAAAATAGATAATCCATTATAGTAATCCAATAACTTAATAAGTTCAATACGTAATCTTTCTTTTAACACAGTATCCATTGCACTAAACGGCTCATCTAACAAAATAACATCAGGACCATAAGCTAAAATACGAGCTAGAGCAACTCTTTGTTGTTGACCACCAGATAATTGCCTAGGATACCTTTTTTCCAAACCCTGAAGATGAAAACGTTCAATCATTTCAGAAACAATTTTTTTATCCTGATTTTCACCTAATCCAACTGCAACATTTTCTTCAACAGTCATGTTTGGGAATAAAGCATAATTTTGAAATAAGTAACCTACATTTCTTTTTTGAGGTTTTAAATTGGTTTTTTTATTAGAATCATAATAAACTGTCTCTTCACCAGTATTTAAACTTATAAAACCAGAATCAGGATCAACAATACCTGCAATTGATTTTAAAGTCATACTTTTACCACAACCAGAAGGACCTAAAATACCTAAACAGCCTTGTTTTAATTCAAAATCCATTTCTAAATTGAATTCCTTAAGTTCCTTTTGGATGTCCACTTTCAACAATTTATCACTCATAATTAAACCACCAAATAATAAAAAAATATTTAATTAATCATTATTTCCATTGTTTTTCCTTACGTATGGAAATATAATCCATAATAAAAATAGCTATAAAGGATATGATAATAATGACTATTACATAATTAAATGCATCTCCCATATTACCTGCAGCTACTTCAGAATAAACTGCCATTGGGAGAGTTCTGGTCTGTCCTGCAATATTACCTGCAATCATAGCTGTAGCACCAAACTCACCTAAACCACGAGCATAAGCAAGAATTCCACCACTAATAATACCAGGTAAAGCATTTGCAAATAAAACTTTCCAAAAAATTTTCCACTCAGACATACCTAATGTACGACCAGCATCCAACAAGTTAGAATCAACCTGTTCAAATGCTCCACGAGCAGAACGATACATTAAAGGAAAAGACATGACCACTGCGGCAATAACTGTTGCAGACCATGAAAAAGCTATTTTCACAGTGAAAAAGTCTATAAAAAACTTCCCAATAGGACCCCTTACACCAAAAAGATACAATAAGAAAAATCCTACAACAGTAGGTGGCAATACAAGAGGTAATGTGAAAAGACCATCAAGTACTACTTTTATTGAATCATTTTTAATTTTTATAATACCCCAAGCAACAATCAAACCTAAAAAGAAGGTTATTAAAATTGATAAACTTGCGGTTTTCATTGAAATAAAAACGGGACCCCAATCCATCATGTCAATATATATCTCCTTTAACTTTATTAAATATTTAGATAAATAAATTTAAGAAAATTTATTTATGAATAGTAAATCCGTAGTCTTCAAATACACTTTGAGCTTCAGGGGTTTGTAAGAACTCCATAAATTTAGCTGCAGCATCTGCGTGTTCAGCATCTTTGAGTGGAGCTACAGGATAAACAATAGTTTTTAAAGAACCTTCAGGAGCTTCACATACTACTTTTACATCTTTACTGGATTGAGCATCAGTAGCATATACAAGACCACATTCAGCGGATTTTTGAGCAACTTGATTTAATACAGCAGTTACATCAGTAGCTAAAGATAATTTAGGTTCAACAGCATCCCAGATACCAAGGTTGTGTAATGATTCATTAGCATATTGACCAGCAGGTACAGATTCAGGATCACCGATTGCAATATTACCTTTTACGTTTTTCAAGTCTTCAAATGAAGTCATATTAGCATTAGAATCAGCAGGTACAATTAAAACAAGTTTGTTTTCTAAAAATTTAACATTGGAAGCGTTGTCAACTAAACTTTCATTGATTAAAGCATCCATTTGTTTATTACCTGCAGACATGAATACATCTGCTTTTAAACCATTTTCAATTTGTTTTTGTAAATCCCCACTAGAAGCGTAGGTAGGAGTTACAGTTACTCCAGGATATTTTTCTTCAAACATTGGGATTAATTTTTCATCATAAACATTTTTTAAACTAGCTGCAGCTGCTAATTGAACATCTTGTCCATTTAAATCACTAGAAGCAGTGTTTCCTAATGAACCAGTAGCATATAATCCAGCAGCAATAATTACGATTACTGCGACTACAGCAATGATTATTTTATTTCTAGATTCCATAATTATTCTCCTTGAATTAATTAATACAAATTACTAAAAGACAACAATTAACTTAAGACTAATGAAGATAATAAGAATAAAATCCTTAATTATCCACTATGAACAATGAATTAAAAAAATCAACCAACTGTTATATGTAAAAATAATTTTCCAAAATAAATTTGAAGCATATTTAATACACAACCACCAATCTTAAATTACAATTATCAATATTAGTAATTATAATTAAGTAAAAAATGATATATAAATATTTTCATATCGTTTTGCAAATTATGTATAAATTTAAATAAAATATTTGTCATGATAAAGTAAATATCTAAAAATAGTTCAATTAAAGCATTAATCCAATGAAAAAAAGTACAATAATTCCAAATAGTACAAAATAACACTTATATAATGTATTTAGCGACAATTATCTAATTACACATTATAAAAAAATAAGAAATGGGTAAAAATCCCATTAGAATTAACTATTCTTTTTGAAATACAATGAAATAGTGAGATTTACCTTGTGGAATATCTTCACCAATCTCTTCATTTAAGTGAGTCATTTTTAAACCGTGTTTAGCAAAGACTTCTTCCAATTCCTCTGGAGAACTTCTAAATGCTGTTGGAGGTCCTTTTGGAACATCCCAAGCTTTATAGTCCATAATTGCAATTTTACCATCTTGTTTGATGATTCTTGCAAATTCATCAATAGCTTCATCCATTGTTCTTGATGCTCTAAATCCGTGGAATACGTTAACCATTAAAACAACATCAATAGATTCATCATCAACACCAGGAATTCCTTTTGTAATATCAGCTTCAATGTTAATAAGATTTTCAACATTATTTTCTGCTTTATATGCTTCCATATCTTCAATAGATGCATCATATACATCTACTGCATAAACAGTTCCATCAGGAAGATATTCTTCAACTACTTTTATTGCTATGTGGCCGTCACCACATCCTGCGTCCATAAAAGTCTCATTACCTTTAAGATTCAATTCAGAAATAATCTCATCAGAATCCAAGAAGTGTACACTTGAAAATCCATGAGCCCTATGTCCATTCATATAATCACCATATTATACTTTCTAAAAAATAGTATTTAATAATTATCAATATGATGATGTTTTCACAACATTAAAAAAAATAGTTAAAATAAAAAAAGTTATAAGAGGATTATTTTTTCCAAGTTTGTTTAACTCCTCTTCCTCTTTTACTACCAGGTTTAGTGTAATGTCTTTTTTGTCTGGTTCTTCTGTTAGTTCCTTTAACTTTAGCCATATTTTCCCCTCCTTCAAAATCAATAATAAAAATATTAGAATTATATCTATAACATAAAAATATTTGTTTTTAATATATTTAAAACTTTTCTTTATGTGGTGTATTCAGCATTGATTTTTACATAATCATATGTCAAATCACAACCCCAAGCAGTTGCCTGCCCATCACCTAAATGCATATCAATATTAACTGAAACATATTTTGACTGCATTACTTTTTCAGCTCTTTCAAGGTTTGGAGTGTCTTCAAATGCTAAGATAGTGCCATCTTTAACTAAATCTACTTCATCATCACTATTTGCAATAGCTATTGTTACTATATCTGGATTTAAATCACAACCAGAGTATCCTATTGCAGATACAATTCTACCCCAGTTTGGATCTCCTCCAAACACTGCAGATTTAAATAAACTTGAAGATACAATTGATTTTGCAGCTAATTTAGCATCATTTTCATCTTTTGCACCGCAAACATTAGCTTCGATGAATTTTGTAGCACCTTCACCATCACGAGCCATTTTTTTAGCTAAATCTATACAAATATAGTCTAAAGCTTCCTGGAAATTGGAATCTAATTTTCCATCCCTAACAACTTCAACACCAGATGATCCGTTTGCCATCATAAGACATGTATCGTTGGTACTTTCATCACCATCAACAACAATCATGTTAAAACTGATATCAGCAGATTTCTTTAATGCTTTGTTGATTTCATCTGCAGGAATTACTGCATCAGTTACAATAAATGACAACATAGTTCCCATATTTGGAGCAATCATTCCACTTCCTTTTGTAATACCTGCAATTTTAACAGTTTCTCCAGTTGTTAAAGTAACTTCAATTGCACATTCTTTTGGGAATGTATCAGTTGTCATAATAGCTTTTGCAGCTGCAAGTGAATGCTCAGCATCACTTCCTAATTTAGAAAGAGATTCGTAAGCAACTTTGGAAATAGTATCAATTGGCATTTCACGACCGATAACACCTGTTGAAGAAATAGCAATTTCATCTTTAGGTAATTTTAAGTCATTAGCAACCAATTCAACTAAAGTTTCACAGTCATCAAGTCCCTGTTGGCCTGTAAAGCAATTTGCATTACCACTATTTACAAAAACAGCAGAAACAATTCCTTTTTTAAGCATTTTTTTAGTATATTTAACTGGCGCAGCAACTACTTTATTGGAAGTAAACACGGCAGAAGCAGTACTGTTTGGTGAGTGAATAATTGCAACACCAAACTTGCCTTCACGTGCACCTGAGACTTCCAAATTTTCAATTACTGAAAATCCACCATCTAATTCTTTAATAAAATCCATATAAATCACAAAAAATAATTAATAAGATGGTTCAACAGTCAGATTTAGCTCAGATACTGTTTGATTATCATTATAGTCAATACCATCTACTTCTTTATCATAAGTAACATTATCATCAGTTAAGTTTG
This Methanobacteriaceae archaeon DNA region includes the following protein-coding sequences:
- a CDS encoding TOBE domain-containing protein — translated: MQLSARNQLTGKVTGVDLGAVMANIKIEVTEPNNITAVITKESAEKLGLSEGDDVTAIIKSTEVLIGK
- a CDS encoding ATP-binding cassette domain-containing protein; translation: MSDKLLKVDIQKELKEFNLEMDFELKQGCLGILGPSGCGKSMTLKSIAGIVDPDSGFISLNTGEETVYYDSNKKTNLKPQKRNVGYLFQNYALFPNMTVEENVAVGLGENQDKKIVSEMIERFHLQGLEKRYPRQLSGGQQQRVALARILAYGPDVILLDEPFSAMDTVLKERLRIELIKLLDYYNGLSILVTHDRDEAFQFCDEIIVMDQGKIIAKGPTHDVFENPGKVQVALLTGCKNISKIEVIDDYHLKALEWGVTFEVSEKITSNISHIGIRAHDFTPAEKEDINVLDTTDAAILEMPFEWQVTLSNGLWWKLDKLIYDHELNLPEYIKVDPKNIILLEE
- the modB gene encoding molybdate ABC transporter permease subunit, giving the protein MDWGPVFISMKTASLSILITFFLGLIVAWGIIKIKNDSIKVVLDGLFTLPLVLPPTVVGFFLLYLFGVRGPIGKFFIDFFTVKIAFSWSATVIAAVVMSFPLMYRSARGAFEQVDSNLLDAGRTLGMSEWKIFWKVLFANALPGIISGGILAYARGLGEFGATAMIAGNIAGQTRTLPMAVYSEVAAGNMGDAFNYVIVIIIISFIAIFIMDYISIRKEKQWK
- the modA gene encoding molybdate ABC transporter substrate-binding protein, with the translated sequence MESRNKIIIAVVAVIVIIAAGLYATGSLGNTASSDLNGQDVQLAAAASLKNVYDEKLIPMFEEKYPGVTVTPTYASSGDLQKQIENGLKADVFMSAGNKQMDALINESLVDNASNVKFLENKLVLIVPADSNANMTSFEDLKNVKGNIAIGDPESVPAGQYANESLHNLGIWDAVEPKLSLATDVTAVLNQVAQKSAECGLVYATDAQSSKDVKVVCEAPEGSLKTIVYPVAPLKDAEHADAAAKFMEFLQTPEAQSVFEDYGFTIHK
- a CDS encoding methyltransferase domain-containing protein encodes the protein MNGHRAHGFSSVHFLDSDEIISELNLKGNETFMDAGCGDGHIAIKVVEEYLPDGTVYAVDVYDASIEDMEAYKAENNVENLINIEADITKGIPGVDDESIDVVLMVNVFHGFRASRTMDEAIDEFARIIKQDGKIAIMDYKAWDVPKGPPTAFRSSPEELEEVFAKHGLKMTHLNEEIGEDIPQGKSHYFIVFQKE
- the argJ gene encoding bifunctional ornithine acetyltransferase/N-acetylglutamate synthase, yielding MDFIKELDGGFSVIENLEVSGAREGKFGVAIIHSPNSTASAVFTSNKVVAAPVKYTKKMLKKGIVSAVFVNSGNANCFTGQQGLDDCETLVELVANDLKLPKDEIAISSTGVIGREMPIDTISKVAYESLSKLGSDAEHSLAAAKAIMTTDTFPKECAIEVTLTTGETVKIAGITKGSGMIAPNMGTMLSFIVTDAVIPADEINKALKKSADISFNMIVVDGDESTNDTCLMMANGSSGVEVVRDGKLDSNFQEALDYICIDLAKKMARDGEGATKFIEANVCGAKDENDAKLAAKSIVSSSLFKSAVFGGDPNWGRIVSAIGYSGCDLNPDIVTIAIANSDDEVDLVKDGTILAFEDTPNLERAEKVMQSKYVSVNIDMHLGDGQATAWGCDLTYDYVKINAEYTT